A DNA window from Ranitomeya imitator isolate aRanImi1 chromosome 2, aRanImi1.pri, whole genome shotgun sequence contains the following coding sequences:
- the LOC138667540 gene encoding uncharacterized protein, with protein MRKAISAEERLLIILRFLATGESYISLHLQFRVGKSTISNIVRCTCTVIWQKLQPIVMPSPTEETWLQVAAGFQSVASFPNCIGAVDGKHVRVQQPPRSGSRFFNYKKYFSVVLMAVADAHYKFVAIDVGAYGSTGDSRVLRTSQIGMQILQDGGTLPAPRPLPGSTHPVLFVMVSDEAFPLTTTLQRPYPRRGLDARRRIFNYWLSRARRYVECTFGIMTSQWRIFHTAIQLDTDTVDAVIKAFCVLHNYAREYNTDVDVEYQQPVFNPVVNVGLGRPSNSGVRVRESFTDYFMSPEGAVHWQYSCAGVGQPDQQRRMEEH; from the exons ATGAGGAAGGCCAtatctgctgaggaaaggctgctcatcatctTGCG gtttttggccacaggagagagctatatatccctgcacctccaatttagagttggtaaatctaccatctctaacattgtgaggtgtacatgtaccgtcatctggcagaagttgcagcccatcgtgatgccttccccaaccgaggagacttggctgcaggttgcagcaggctttcagtctgtggccagtttcccaaactgcataggtgcagtcgatggtaaacatgtaagggttcagcagccaccacgatcaggatcacgcttctttaattataagaagtatttttcagtggtcctgatggcggtggctgatgcccattacaaatttgttgccattgatgttggtgcctatggtagtactggggattctcgggtgttgcgaacgtcacagattgggatgcaaattcttcaagatggcggaacgctcccagccccaagacctttgccgggttccacacatccagtactctttgtgatggtatcggatgaggcgtttcccttaacgacaaccctgcagcgcccatacccacgaaggggactggatgcccgacggaggatttttaattattggctgagtcgtgcacgaagatatgtggaatgcacctttgggatcatgactagtcagtggaggatctttcacactgctatccagttggacacagacaccgttgacgCTGTGATTAAGGCTttctgtgtactccacaactacgctcgtgagtacaacactgacgtagatgtggagtaccagcagccagtatttaatccagtggtcaacgtgggtctgggcaggccgtccaactcgggtgtgcgtgtgagagaatccttcactgactactttatgagtcccgaaggtgccgtgcactggcaatactcctgtgctggtgttgggcagcctgaccagcagagaaggatggAAGAACATTGA